One Salvia splendens isolate huo1 chromosome 12, SspV2, whole genome shotgun sequence genomic window carries:
- the LOC121759372 gene encoding glycerol-3-phosphate acyltransferase ATS11, chloroplastic-like isoform X1 codes for MIFSIPIPSTVELYACSTTPRVSASHSSSRISYFVKSLGCGEPRRPTRSSCLLFCASNPRETAERNSPSNVAAATPAVASSSTSDHHHVSPPPRSFLDARSEQDLLMVIQKEAEAGRLPINIAQGMAELYHNYRDAVLRSEHPKADEIVMSNMAIVLDRVFSDVQDPFQFSPYHTAIREPFDYYTLGQKYIRPLVDFRNSFLGNSSTFYEIEKKLEQGENIILMSNHQTEADPAVIALLLESTSSFIAENLIYVAGDRVITDPLSKPFSMGRNLLCVYSKKHMSDDPMLIDMKRRANTKSLKEMALLLRTGAKIIWIAPSGGRDRPDPVTKEWHPAPFDSSSVDNMRRLVEHAGVPGRIYPLAIMCHEIMPPPLEVEKEIGERREISFHGVGVSVGPAIDYHKIYSALDDPDEAKSMYSESLYSSICLQYDVLKSAIYGKQGLKASSSLVSLTQPWL; via the exons ATGATTTTCTCTATACCTATACCTTCTACAGTGGAGCTCTACGCCTGCTCAACCACACCTAGGGTTTCCGCTTCCCATTCCTCTTCCAGGATCTCATACTTCGTAAAATCTCTCGGCTGCGGCGAACCTCGGAGGCCGACTCGCTCTTCATGTCTTCTCTTCTGTGCGTCGAATCCCCGGGAAACGGCGGAGAGGAACAGCCCCTCGAATGTTGCGGCAGCGACGCCGGCGGTCGCTTCCAGCTCCACCTCCGATCACCATCACGTATCTCCGCCTCCTCGATCATTCCTTGACGCGCGTAGTGAACAAG ACCTACTTATGGTGATACAAAAAGAAGCTGAAGCTGGAAGATTGCCAATTAATATAGCTCAGGGGATGGCAGAATTGTATCACAATTACCGAGATGCA GTTTTGAGAAGTGAACATCCCAAAGCTGATGAGATTGTAATGTCCAATATGGCTATTGTCTTGGACCGTGTTTTCTCAGATGTGCAG GATCCATTTCAGTTCTCACCATATCACACTGCCATTCGGGAGCCATTTGATTATTACACGTTAGGTCAGAAATATATCCGACCTTTGGTTGATTTCAG AAATTCATTTCTTGGGAACAGCTCCACATTCTATGAAATTGAAAAGAAGCTTGAGCAG GGTgagaatattattttaatgtcCAACCACCAGACTGAAGCAGATCCAGCTGTTATAGCTTTGTTGCTTGAATCCACTAGCTCATTCATTGCTGAGAACCTG ATATATGTGGCTGGAGACAGGGTTATTACAGATCCTTTAAGTAAACCCTTTAGTATGGGCAG GAATCTTCTATGTGTGTATTCCAAAAAACACATGAGCGATGATCCTATGCTCATTGATATGAAGAGAAGAGCAAACACAAAAAGCTTAAAAGAAATGGCGCTGCTTTTGAG GACGGGAGCGAAAATAATATGGATAGCCCCAAGTGGTGGAAGGGACCGCCCAGATCCTGTTACAAAAGAATGGCATCCA GCACCTTTTGATTCATCCTCGGTGGACAACATGAGAAGGCTTGTCGAACATGCTGGAGTTCCTGGTCGTATATACCCCTTGGCGATAATGTGCCATGAAATTATGCCCCCTCCATTGGAG GTGGAGAAAGAGATTGGTGAGCGACGAGAAATATCATTTCATGGAGTTGGGGTATCAGTTGGACCAGCAATTGATTATCACAAAATTTATTCAGCTTTGGATGATCCTGATGAG GCAAAGTCCATGTACTCGGAGTCGCTGTATTCATCTATTTGCCTGCAGTACGATGTCCTAAAATCTGCAATATATGGCAAGCAAGGTCTGAAGGCATCAAGCTCTTTGGTCTCTCTTACACAACCATGGCTGTAG
- the LOC121759372 gene encoding glycerol-3-phosphate acyltransferase, chloroplastic-like isoform X2 produces the protein MVLRSEHPKADEIVMSNMAIVLDRVFSDVQDPFQFSPYHTAIREPFDYYTLGQKYIRPLVDFRNSFLGNSSTFYEIEKKLEQGENIILMSNHQTEADPAVIALLLESTSSFIAENLIYVAGDRVITDPLSKPFSMGRNLLCVYSKKHMSDDPMLIDMKRRANTKSLKEMALLLRTGAKIIWIAPSGGRDRPDPVTKEWHPAPFDSSSVDNMRRLVEHAGVPGRIYPLAIMCHEIMPPPLEVEKEIGERREISFHGVGVSVGPAIDYHKIYSALDDPDEAKSMYSESLYSSICLQYDVLKSAIYGKQGLKASSSLVSLTQPWL, from the exons ATG GTTTTGAGAAGTGAACATCCCAAAGCTGATGAGATTGTAATGTCCAATATGGCTATTGTCTTGGACCGTGTTTTCTCAGATGTGCAG GATCCATTTCAGTTCTCACCATATCACACTGCCATTCGGGAGCCATTTGATTATTACACGTTAGGTCAGAAATATATCCGACCTTTGGTTGATTTCAG AAATTCATTTCTTGGGAACAGCTCCACATTCTATGAAATTGAAAAGAAGCTTGAGCAG GGTgagaatattattttaatgtcCAACCACCAGACTGAAGCAGATCCAGCTGTTATAGCTTTGTTGCTTGAATCCACTAGCTCATTCATTGCTGAGAACCTG ATATATGTGGCTGGAGACAGGGTTATTACAGATCCTTTAAGTAAACCCTTTAGTATGGGCAG GAATCTTCTATGTGTGTATTCCAAAAAACACATGAGCGATGATCCTATGCTCATTGATATGAAGAGAAGAGCAAACACAAAAAGCTTAAAAGAAATGGCGCTGCTTTTGAG GACGGGAGCGAAAATAATATGGATAGCCCCAAGTGGTGGAAGGGACCGCCCAGATCCTGTTACAAAAGAATGGCATCCA GCACCTTTTGATTCATCCTCGGTGGACAACATGAGAAGGCTTGTCGAACATGCTGGAGTTCCTGGTCGTATATACCCCTTGGCGATAATGTGCCATGAAATTATGCCCCCTCCATTGGAG GTGGAGAAAGAGATTGGTGAGCGACGAGAAATATCATTTCATGGAGTTGGGGTATCAGTTGGACCAGCAATTGATTATCACAAAATTTATTCAGCTTTGGATGATCCTGATGAG GCAAAGTCCATGTACTCGGAGTCGCTGTATTCATCTATTTGCCTGCAGTACGATGTCCTAAAATCTGCAATATATGGCAAGCAAGGTCTGAAGGCATCAAGCTCTTTGGTCTCTCTTACACAACCATGGCTGTAG